From the genome of Hydrogenovibrio kuenenii DSM 12350:
ACTGTCTGGATTAAAGGGTTTTTACCGCAGTTTGAAAGCTTTTTTTCAGTTTAACGTAATGTGCTGCAGAATACTTAAAAAATGCTTTTTCATCGTCAGTTAATGGGCGAGCCTGTTTAACGGGGGAGCCAACATATAGGTAACCGCTTTCTAGAATTTTTCCCGGAGGCACTAAGCTATTCGCACCGACTAAGACATGCTTTTGTACCACCGCATTATCCAAGACTACGGCTCCCATGCCGATTAGGCATTCATCTTCAATAATGCAGCCATGTAGAACGGCGTTGTGCCCAACAGTGACGTCTTTACCGACAATACACTGAGAGCCTTTTGTGATATCGGATTGATGGGTGGTGTGTACGACAGCGCCATCTTGAATATTTGAACGGTCGCCAATTTTGATGTCATTAACATCGCCGCGTAAAGTTGCATTTGGCCAAACGCTTACATCTTCACCGAGTTCACATTTTCCAATAACAACAGCAGAGTCATCTACCCAGGCACCTGATGCTAGGTTTGGTGAAATGTCGTGATAGCTTCTTAAAGTCATGTTGTTTCCTCAGAGTTTCTGTGCATTTATTATACGTTTTTGAATTAATTTGTTATCGACATTAGGCTAATGTATTCTATGTTTAAAGCGTTGTTGATTGAATTCGCAAGGATTTTTACCATGCATTAAAGTATTATTAAATTCTTAAATAATGTTTATTTATCTAGGTAAGGTTTTTTTGAATTGTTGTACAGGCCCAAGCCCTTTAAGATAGGCCCCGTAAAGATAAATATAAAATATTAGATAAAAGTAAATATAGATTTTTGACCGGAGACAAATTTATGGATTCAATGATTTCGAAGGAAGGCAATTCACCTTATTCCAAATTATCATTGGAGCAGGCTGAAAAAAGGCGTACGATTCGTGTAGCCTCAAACCGCCCAGTTGTAATGAAAGTCAATGAATCTACCGTTTTCGCAACTATGACAGACTTCTCTAAGCATGGTTTGGGTTTTATCGCCATGTATCAAGTTGACCCTAATGATACGGTTGAAGTGCATTTCGACATTCCGGTTAAAAACGGATTCAAAAGTTTTTTATTTTCCGCTCAGGTGAAACACTGTATAGACTTGTTCGATAAAAACCATATTGGTGTTCGATTAAATATTGACGAAAATGAATATAGTCAATTGTTTGATAGAATCATCGCAAGTTAAATATCTCGCCAAAAAACTCAGTATTTTCATGTCATTATGTGATGCGAAATGCATACATAAATGTTCTGCATCTTTCTTTCTTGGTATATACTCGTAATTATTTTATAGCGTTTTTACGCATCAATTGATGGGTTATCAACAAATTACATGCTCATCAATTGTAAAGTTTAGAGTTAATCATGAAGAAAATATCTTTCTATCTCTTCTGCATTTGTTTGTTTTCATCTTTTAAGGTATTGGCGGCAGTAGATTTTAAATCCGCTCTTCAACTCTATAAAGATAAGCAATATCAAGCGTCCTATGAAGCATTTATGGCGCTTGCAGATACTGATTATACTAATGTTGATTACAATTATTATTTGGCGCGTTCTGCTTTTTTCGTAAAGCATTACAATGAAGCCATTGCAGCTTATGAGCGTGTTTTGATTATGTATCCCAATAATGCGCGTTCAAAGCTGGAATTAGGCCGAACCTATTATAAAATGCATCGTTATACTGAAGCGCGCAAGTATTTAAATGAAGTCTTGAAGTCCAGCGCCCCTCAGGTTGTTAAAAATAACATTCGCTACTATCTGGCTCGTATGACTGAAGATGGTAAAAAACCTAAGCGTAATACGGTCAAAGCTACCTTGCTTGGTTCTGTGTTCTATGATTCCAATCTGAACTACTCTCCCGAATCAGATCAAATGACATTGCCGTCCGGCACTCTAACCTCCTCAGCGGATATAGGTGCATGGGGAAGTGAGCAAATGTTGCTTGTAAACCATCGTTATGAAAATCCCGATAAGTATGATTTTGCATGGAAAAATGATGCGGTTCTTTACAACAAAGTTTCTCCGGGGAACAGTGAATACAACATTTTATACGGCAGTTATTCACCAGCGCTATCATTTCAGAAAGATCGTTGGACGCTTGATGCTGGCGTATCAGTCGATGGTATGAAATACGGTAAAGACCCTTATATGGTTTCTTATGGGTTGACGCCTAAGGCAGTCTATATTCCAAACATGACTGAATATATTTCAACGCAGCTAAAGTTGTTGAAACGTGATTATCAGACGAGCAGTACGAAAGCAAAAAATTCAAAATTTGTGCAATTGACTGTTTTGTATCAAAAAAGAATGGGGCCTGTTTTTTCTTGGTTTGGACAAGGAACGCTTGAAACCGAACTTAAGGATAAAACGCCAACGACAATTGTTAATGTTGATTATCAACTTTTGGGCTTAAAAGTGGGGGCAGGATATTTGCTCCCTAAAAATATTAGTTTGTCAGGTTCACTAGGCTATCAGTCAAAGCAATTTTTGGACAATGACCGTTTGTTGAAATACTTTAATGCACCGTCTAAAAAAGAACATGATAATCGCTACTATGCCGAATTGGTTTTGGCAAAAGAGTTAGATAAAAACTTTACTGCACAGTTTAGAGCTAGCCGAGTACAAAATGACTCAAACATCTCTGTCTATAAATATCAGAAAAACCTTTACACTTTTAATATCCTGAAGCGTTTTTAGGGAGTGGGTGACATGTTAAGAAGTATGATTTTTGTTTTGACCATGTTGTTTGCCATTCAAGCGTTTGCAGCCATTGGAAAAGTTGCTGCCGTAAGGGGCGATGCCCACTTTTTGAGAGATAATCAACTTTTGGTTATGAAAGTTGGCGATGCTGTTGAAGAAAAAGACCAAATTAAAACGGGTGTAAATACAAAAGTACAAATTGTTTTTAGTGACCGTACGATTGTGA
Proteins encoded in this window:
- a CDS encoding gamma carbonic anhydrase family protein: MTLRSYHDISPNLASGAWVDDSAVVIGKCELGEDVSVWPNATLRGDVNDIKIGDRSNIQDGAVVHTTHQSDITKGSQCIVGKDVTVGHNAVLHGCIIEDECLIGMGAVVLDNAVVQKHVLVGANSLVPPGKILESGYLYVGSPVKQARPLTDDEKAFFKYSAAHYVKLKKSFQTAVKTL
- a CDS encoding PilZ domain-containing protein, which codes for MDSMISKEGNSPYSKLSLEQAEKRRTIRVASNRPVVMKVNESTVFATMTDFSKHGLGFIAMYQVDPNDTVEVHFDIPVKNGFKSFLFSAQVKHCIDLFDKNHIGVRLNIDENEYSQLFDRIIAS
- a CDS encoding surface lipoprotein assembly modifier; amino-acid sequence: MKKISFYLFCICLFSSFKVLAAVDFKSALQLYKDKQYQASYEAFMALADTDYTNVDYNYYLARSAFFVKHYNEAIAAYERVLIMYPNNARSKLELGRTYYKMHRYTEARKYLNEVLKSSAPQVVKNNIRYYLARMTEDGKKPKRNTVKATLLGSVFYDSNLNYSPESDQMTLPSGTLTSSADIGAWGSEQMLLVNHRYENPDKYDFAWKNDAVLYNKVSPGNSEYNILYGSYSPALSFQKDRWTLDAGVSVDGMKYGKDPYMVSYGLTPKAVYIPNMTEYISTQLKLLKRDYQTSSTKAKNSKFVQLTVLYQKRMGPVFSWFGQGTLETELKDKTPTTIVNVDYQLLGLKVGAGYLLPKNISLSGSLGYQSKQFLDNDRLLKYFNAPSKKEHDNRYYAELVLAKELDKNFTAQFRASRVQNDSNISVYKYQKNLYTFNILKRF